One part of the Paenibacillus silvisoli genome encodes these proteins:
- a CDS encoding paeninodin family lasso peptide, which translates to MAKQIAKEWQQPVLEVLDVSMTMGGPNGVFPDKNGKGLNNGHAHDLES; encoded by the coding sequence ATGGCAAAGCAGATCGCAAAAGAGTGGCAGCAGCCGGTATTGGAAGTGCTCGACGTCAGCATGACGATGGGCGGACCGAACGGGGTCTTCCCTGATAAGAACGGTAAAGGCTTGAACAATGGTCACGCCCATGATCTTGAATCCTAA
- a CDS encoding aldolase, producing MNPSVERTVYQAFGLTIASELALPELLREEEEACEADVHIQRKDLSHAWQACGGNDDYYAFDGDAFMLYIEGTAIYRVWGGNRIEVSPVASAADSDIRLYVLGTCMGALLTQRKLLTLHGSAVVMDGRAYAFVGDSGAGKSTLAAAFLQHGYPLLTDDVIAVTFDRGRIPFVIPSYPQQKLWEESIDKLGMRSDRYLPLYRSKYAIPVASTYCKEPVPLAGIFELAIQGEGAELRPLQGLERLPTIRYHTYRHFLISRLGLEQWHFSASAAIAAHAGMYQLRRPAAGFTVNDLVGRILKAIDEGVRASHG from the coding sequence ATGAACCCTTCTGTCGAACGAACGGTCTATCAAGCATTCGGTCTGACGATCGCAAGCGAGCTCGCCTTGCCGGAGCTGCTGCGGGAAGAGGAAGAAGCTTGCGAAGCGGATGTTCATATCCAACGGAAAGACTTGTCGCATGCCTGGCAAGCGTGCGGCGGAAACGACGATTATTATGCTTTTGACGGGGATGCGTTCATGCTGTACATCGAAGGCACGGCCATTTACAGAGTATGGGGAGGTAACCGGATCGAGGTCTCTCCGGTTGCAAGCGCCGCGGACAGCGACATTCGGCTGTACGTGCTCGGTACCTGCATGGGCGCGCTGCTGACCCAGCGAAAGCTGCTGACTTTGCATGGGAGCGCCGTTGTCATGGATGGCAGGGCTTATGCGTTCGTCGGCGATTCCGGCGCGGGCAAATCGACCCTTGCCGCTGCCTTTCTGCAGCACGGCTATCCGCTTCTTACCGACGATGTCATTGCCGTAACGTTTGACCGCGGCCGAATCCCGTTCGTCATTCCCTCCTATCCGCAGCAAAAGCTTTGGGAGGAAAGCATCGACAAGCTCGGAATGCGGTCCGATCGCTATCTTCCGCTATACCGTTCCAAATATGCGATACCCGTGGCTTCAACGTACTGCAAGGAGCCGGTTCCGCTGGCAGGCATCTTTGAGCTTGCGATACAGGGGGAGGGAGCGGAGCTTCGTCCTCTCCAAGGGCTCGAAAGGCTTCCTACGATCCGTTATCATACCTACCGCCATTTTCTCATCTCTCGGCTTGGCCTGGAGCAGTGGCATTTCTCCGCCTCCGCGGCGATCGCCGCTCATGCGGGCATGTACCAATTGCGCAGGCCGGCTGCAGGCTTTACCGTAAACGATTTAGTAGGCCGAATATTGAAAGCAATCGATGAAGGCGTGCGCGCTTCGCACGGTTAA
- a CDS encoding ABC transporter ATP-binding protein, producing MEHLLDYIRKLHRFAGSKLYVNLFGMMAISFLEGIGIFLLIPVLGLIGIMDLHTDGIPFVSDLVKPLQAIPDGIRLLVVLGGFILLVVGQAELQRRQANLNMEIQHGFVRYLRMEIYQGLLQANWSFYLRKRRSDFYAIMTNELSRVSQGAYLSLRLATTILFTAIQIGFALWLSAQLTVMVMISGLALAIYASRFIKQSKTIGDETSGLAQSYMGGMTDHFNGMKDIKSNRTESQHLAWFRSLCGKMEHNLVQFGKTQATSQFIYKAASVIIITFFVFIALEGFHVQGEKLMLIIIIFSRLWPKFSALQANWEQIAQSLPAFKSLAELQRDCGQAKELDVRDLRAAGGEPASMERGMECRGIYYRYNETASSHALEDINLSIPVNRLTAIVGKSGAGKSTLIDIMIGLIQPEKGEVLVDGRNLAHDDRFSLRSSVSYVSQDPFLFHASIRENLLIASPEATEEQMWEALRFSASDEFVRLLPQGLDTVLGDRGVRLSGGERQRIVLARAILRKPRILILDEATSALDSENEAKIQGALDRLRGRMTIIVIAHRLSTIRTADQVIVLEKGRVIQSGGFQQLSADVKGTFSKLLEFQAGKTV from the coding sequence TTGGAGCATTTGCTGGACTATATCCGAAAATTGCATCGTTTTGCCGGAAGCAAGCTCTACGTCAATCTGTTCGGGATGATGGCGATCAGCTTCCTGGAGGGGATCGGCATATTTCTGCTGATTCCGGTGCTCGGTCTGATCGGGATTATGGACCTCCATACGGACGGGATCCCTTTCGTATCCGATTTGGTGAAGCCGCTGCAGGCGATTCCGGACGGCATAAGACTGCTTGTCGTGCTTGGGGGGTTCATCTTATTGGTCGTGGGACAAGCTGAGCTGCAGCGCAGGCAGGCCAACCTGAATATGGAAATTCAACATGGCTTCGTCAGGTATCTTCGCATGGAAATCTATCAGGGACTGCTGCAGGCCAACTGGTCTTTCTATCTGAGAAAGAGAAGATCGGATTTCTACGCGATCATGACGAACGAGCTGTCGCGCGTCAGCCAGGGCGCCTATCTATCGCTGCGATTAGCGACCACGATCCTGTTTACCGCGATTCAGATCGGCTTCGCGCTATGGCTGTCGGCGCAGCTGACGGTCATGGTCATGATCAGCGGCTTGGCGCTTGCGATCTATGCAAGCAGGTTCATCAAGCAGTCGAAAACGATCGGGGACGAAACCTCCGGGCTTGCCCAAAGCTATATGGGCGGGATGACCGACCATTTCAACGGCATGAAAGACATTAAAAGCAATCGGACGGAATCACAGCATCTGGCGTGGTTTCGCTCGCTATGCGGCAAAATGGAGCATAACCTCGTTCAGTTCGGAAAAACGCAGGCGACCTCTCAATTCATTTACAAGGCAGCGTCCGTCATCATCATTACGTTCTTCGTGTTCATTGCTTTGGAAGGCTTCCATGTCCAGGGCGAAAAGCTGATGCTCATTATTATCATCTTCTCCCGTCTTTGGCCGAAATTCTCCGCTCTGCAGGCCAACTGGGAGCAAATCGCCCAGTCGCTCCCCGCGTTCAAAAGCCTTGCGGAGCTTCAGCGGGATTGCGGCCAGGCTAAGGAATTGGACGTTCGCGATTTGCGGGCGGCGGGCGGCGAACCGGCAAGCATGGAGCGGGGGATGGAGTGCCGCGGAATCTATTATCGTTACAACGAAACCGCTTCCTCTCATGCCCTTGAAGATATCAATCTGTCGATACCTGTGAATAGGTTGACAGCTATCGTTGGCAAATCCGGTGCCGGGAAGAGCACCTTAATCGATATCATGATCGGACTCATTCAACCGGAGAAGGGGGAGGTGCTGGTTGACGGCCGCAATCTTGCCCATGACGATCGCTTCTCGCTCCGGAGCTCCGTCAGCTACGTTTCGCAGGATCCGTTCCTGTTCCATGCCAGCATCCGGGAAAACCTGCTGATCGCTTCCCCCGAAGCGACGGAAGAGCAAATGTGGGAAGCGCTGCGATTTTCCGCTTCGGACGAATTCGTCCGGCTTCTGCCGCAGGGACTCGATACCGTGCTTGGCGACCGAGGGGTCCGCCTGTCGGGAGGGGAACGGCAGCGGATCGTGCTGGCCAGGGCGATTTTGCGGAAGCCCCGCATTCTCATTCTGGATGAGGCCACCAGCGCGCTGGACAGCGAGAACGAAGCCAAAATTCAAGGGGCTCTTGACCGGTTGAGGGGCAGAATGACCATTATCGTCATCGCTCATCGGCTGTCGACGATACGGACCGCCGACCAGGTCATCGTATTGGAGAAAGGGCGCGTCATTCAATCGGGCGGGTTTCAACAGCTCTCCGCGGACGTTAAAGGTACGTTTAGCAAGCTATTGGAATTTCAAGCCGGTAAAACGGTTTAA
- the cysC gene encoding adenylyl-sulfate kinase, with translation MMIHSGFPDVKKNRRHDREGEIELDRKSGNITWHASNITRDDRQRRNRHRSFTLWLTGLSGSGKSTLAFALEKELFARGMAAYVLDGDNIRHGLNRDLGFSNDDRKENIRRIGELSKLFADAGLIVLAAFISPSEEDRSMVRDMHQPGDYHEIYVKCSLEECEKRDPKGLYRKARNGQIANFTGVSGQYDIPGAPELTIDTERLTIDQSIAAILDYLHDLDDKGSDQRE, from the coding sequence TTGATGATTCATTCGGGTTTCCCCGATGTTAAAAAGAATAGACGGCATGATAGAGAAGGAGAGATCGAACTGGATCGCAAGAGCGGCAACATTACATGGCACGCATCCAATATTACCAGGGACGACCGGCAGAGAAGGAATCGTCATCGAAGCTTTACGCTATGGTTAACGGGGCTGTCGGGCTCCGGCAAATCAACGCTGGCATTCGCGTTGGAGAAGGAGTTGTTCGCAAGGGGGATGGCAGCGTACGTGTTGGACGGAGACAATATCCGGCATGGGCTCAATCGCGATCTCGGCTTCTCGAATGACGACCGCAAGGAAAACATCCGCCGTATCGGCGAACTATCGAAATTATTCGCGGATGCCGGCCTGATCGTGCTGGCGGCCTTCATCTCCCCGAGCGAGGAAGACCGCTCCATGGTCAGGGACATGCATCAACCTGGCGATTACCACGAAATCTACGTGAAATGTTCGTTGGAAGAATGCGAGAAACGGGATCCGAAAGGATTATACCGGAAAGCCAGAAACGGACAAATTGCCAATTTCACCGGAGTTAGCGGGCAATATGACATTCCGGGCGCCCCGGAGCTTACGATCGATACGGAACGTCTAACGATCGATCAATCCATAGCGGCCATCCTCGATTACCTGCATGACCTCGACGATAAAGGGAGCGATCAACGAGAATAA
- a CDS encoding GNAT family N-acetyltransferase, which yields MEIRVDDLTGAKIIGLIQEHLHGMNEHTPPESVHALNLDGLKHPDVTFWSVWEQDELLGMGAMKELDKTHGEIKSMRTSAAHLRKGVGRVMLEHIIATAKERGYTRLSLETGAESMPSFDAARKLYEQLGFSYCGPFADYAEDPYSAFMTKEL from the coding sequence ATGGAAATTAGAGTCGACGATTTGACCGGAGCGAAAATCATTGGCTTGATTCAAGAGCATCTGCACGGCATGAACGAGCATACGCCGCCGGAAAGCGTGCACGCGCTGAACCTGGACGGCTTGAAGCATCCGGACGTGACGTTCTGGAGCGTCTGGGAGCAGGACGAACTGCTCGGCATGGGGGCGATGAAGGAGCTGGACAAGACGCACGGCGAAATCAAGTCGATGCGCACGTCCGCGGCTCATTTGCGAAAAGGCGTCGGCAGAGTGATGCTCGAGCACATTATCGCGACGGCCAAAGAACGCGGCTATACGCGGCTTAGCTTGGAGACGGGCGCGGAGTCGATGCCGTCCTTCGATGCCGCTCGCAAGCTCTACGAGCAGCTGGGCTTCAGCTACTGCGGACCGTTCGCCGATTATGCCGAGGACCCGTACAGCGCGTTCATGACGAAAGAGCTGTAA
- a CDS encoding YwaF family protein codes for MDTFFSSKAEESFIAYTTSHFIVLAAMLVLAVAMFRFRGAIGANARTKAFIRIALLLCLAVPEATLYAWYVAEGLWDPQYTLPLELCSITQLLAVVMLLTRSRLLYQIVFFAGIGGSLQAMFTPDLAFSFPHFRFFHFFIVHIAIILSAFYMTWIEQYRPTWKSIGITMIFLNILVVVVGGVDIWLDANYMFLRHKPETASLLDVLGPYPVYLIVEELIALAIFTIMYLPFLRKRS; via the coding sequence ATGGATACCTTCTTTTCTTCGAAAGCCGAAGAGTCCTTCATCGCTTATACGACCTCGCATTTCATCGTGCTCGCCGCGATGCTCGTACTGGCCGTCGCCATGTTTCGTTTCCGAGGCGCAATCGGCGCGAACGCTCGCACCAAAGCTTTTATCCGCATCGCGCTGCTCCTCTGCCTGGCTGTACCGGAAGCGACGCTTTATGCGTGGTACGTGGCCGAAGGGCTGTGGGATCCGCAATACACGCTGCCGCTCGAGCTCTGCAGCATCACGCAGCTGCTGGCGGTCGTCATGCTGCTTACCCGAAGCCGCCTGCTGTATCAGATCGTTTTCTTCGCGGGCATCGGCGGCTCGCTGCAGGCGATGTTTACGCCGGATCTCGCGTTCTCGTTCCCGCATTTCCGCTTCTTCCACTTCTTTATCGTGCATATCGCGATCATTCTCTCAGCCTTCTACATGACCTGGATCGAGCAGTACCGGCCGACGTGGAAATCGATCGGCATTACGATGATCTTCCTGAACATTCTCGTCGTAGTCGTAGGCGGGGTGGATATTTGGCTGGACGCCAATTATATGTTTCTGAGGCATAAGCCGGAGACGGCTTCGCTGCTGGATGTGCTGGGGCCGTATCCGGTTTACCTCATTGTGGAGGAGCTCATCGCCCTCGCGATCTTCACGATCATGTACCTGCCGTTCCTGCGCAAGCGCAGCTAG
- a CDS encoding VOC family protein, which produces MQELVGQCRKCGKPVYCRDGFLDGVVHEDGALICFDCLGDKDDEKEQPTMAIQLKSTYLTIPVSDFERSAQWYGEHLGFQVTNRDPFYWELVNESGIRVLFQQNEHKLHSHFVYPDGALQSSYGFMVEDAEAAYAYFKERDVQVGPFFEYQGKSFSFYDPDGNFIEVWSVQK; this is translated from the coding sequence ATGCAGGAGCTTGTGGGACAATGCCGGAAGTGCGGGAAGCCCGTATACTGCAGGGATGGATTTTTGGATGGCGTTGTGCATGAGGATGGGGCTTTGATCTGTTTTGATTGTTTGGGCGACAAGGACGACGAAAAGGAGCAACCGACGATGGCGATCCAATTGAAAAGCACCTATTTAACGATTCCTGTAAGCGATTTCGAGCGGTCGGCGCAGTGGTATGGCGAGCATCTGGGGTTTCAAGTGACGAACCGCGATCCGTTCTACTGGGAGCTGGTCAACGAATCGGGCATCCGTGTTCTATTCCAGCAAAATGAGCACAAGCTCCATTCGCATTTCGTCTACCCCGACGGCGCGCTGCAGTCCTCGTACGGATTCATGGTGGAGGACGCCGAGGCGGCCTATGCCTATTTCAAGGAGCGGGACGTACAGGTCGGGCCGTTCTTTGAATATCAGGGAAAATCGTTCTCGTTCTATGATCCGGACGGCAACTTCATCGAGGTTTGGAGCGTGCAAAAATGA
- a CDS encoding DNA glycosylase AlkZ-like family protein yields the protein MKPVQASKRALRRFLLETQSLLEPLAENADSSETMRDRVMNMLLRLECVQIDPVAAVRPNQHLALSARIAGYEPGMLEELLRGGEVFEYVANAACIIPMADYPIFEPTRRRYRERLEPAIEEIRPVAEQVLERLEREGPLPAKAFDSEERVHGYWDNVNAKTKATSHALNLLMDASHIRIVGREGNQRLFAVTERSVPAELLREAEQIGTSEALDAMMVKYFRAYRVFEPSDPRLGWQKLTAQERRETMERHMAAGLIVPVEVEGLSKPYYMLTSDVERLAAHEREAEAAEAAALAPVRFLPPLDNLLWSRKRLTDLFAFEYTWEIYTPAVKRKFGYYAMPILAGDRLIGRMDPRLDKKQGRLAVELLQIDTDIDYDDALQDRVHRGLEAFARANGATEVSIVQFRYR from the coding sequence ATGAAGCCGGTCCAAGCGAGTAAACGCGCGCTCCGGCGGTTTCTGCTGGAGACGCAGTCGCTGCTGGAGCCGCTGGCGGAGAACGCGGACAGTTCGGAAACGATGCGCGATCGGGTCATGAACATGCTCCTTCGGCTGGAGTGCGTGCAGATCGATCCGGTTGCGGCGGTCCGGCCGAATCAGCATTTGGCGCTGTCCGCGCGCATTGCCGGATACGAGCCCGGGATGCTGGAGGAGCTGCTGCGCGGCGGCGAGGTGTTCGAATATGTGGCGAATGCGGCCTGCATCATTCCGATGGCGGATTATCCGATCTTCGAACCGACTCGGAGACGGTATCGGGAGCGGTTGGAGCCTGCCATTGAGGAGATCCGGCCGGTAGCCGAGCAGGTGCTGGAAAGGCTGGAGCGCGAAGGGCCGCTGCCGGCAAAAGCGTTCGATTCCGAGGAGCGGGTGCACGGGTACTGGGACAACGTGAACGCGAAGACGAAGGCGACGTCGCATGCGCTGAATTTGCTGATGGATGCGTCGCATATTCGAATCGTAGGCAGAGAGGGCAATCAGCGGCTGTTCGCCGTTACGGAGCGAAGCGTTCCTGCGGAGCTTCTCCGCGAGGCAGAGCAAATCGGGACTAGCGAGGCGCTGGACGCGATGATGGTCAAATATTTTCGCGCGTACCGGGTATTCGAGCCGAGCGATCCGCGGCTTGGCTGGCAGAAGCTGACCGCGCAGGAGCGCAGGGAAACGATGGAGCGCCACATGGCGGCAGGCTTGATCGTGCCGGTCGAGGTGGAAGGCTTGTCGAAGCCTTATTATATGTTGACCTCGGATGTGGAGCGGCTTGCCGCGCATGAGCGGGAAGCGGAGGCGGCTGAGGCGGCTGCTCTTGCGCCTGTTCGCTTTCTTCCACCGCTGGACAACCTGCTGTGGAGCCGCAAGCGGCTGACGGATCTGTTCGCGTTCGAGTATACATGGGAAATTTACACGCCTGCCGTCAAACGGAAATTCGGCTATTATGCGATGCCTATTTTGGCCGGCGACCGGTTGATCGGCCGCATGGACCCGCGCCTGGACAAAAAGCAGGGGCGTTTGGCGGTGGAGCTGCTGCAGATCGATACGGACATCGACTATGACGATGCGCTTCAGGATCGCGTGCATCGGGGGCTTGAGGCGTTTGCCCGGGCAAACGGGGCGACGGAGGTTTCAATCGTGCAATTTCGGTATCGCTAG
- a CDS encoding helix-turn-helix domain-containing protein produces the protein MIKLHTCYAKDFHGKWEMGRSVTQYHILLVVTKGKIIYWVDDDSVLLQKGDVLFMPAGTVRGGTSLEEHQRYATHFTLEESDRLLLPLLSENRYCKTAISGFDYFKQRFMLLKHHFLMKGPYSDTACFAILLELLGIINYERDKWKLPAKKLEMAEDIKRYLLEHYKESVTLDDLASLTGRTPNHASHVFKSVTGVSPIEYLHHVRITKAKELMFDKMMTISDIAEETGFCDQAYFNRVFRKVTGCSPSAFMKGRTD, from the coding sequence GTGATTAAGCTGCATACATGCTATGCGAAAGATTTTCATGGCAAGTGGGAGATGGGCAGGAGCGTGACGCAATATCACATCTTGCTTGTCGTAACGAAGGGAAAAATCATCTATTGGGTCGACGACGATTCCGTGCTGCTGCAGAAGGGGGACGTCCTCTTCATGCCGGCCGGGACGGTGCGTGGCGGCACGTCGTTAGAGGAGCATCAGCGGTATGCGACGCATTTTACGCTAGAGGAGAGCGACCGGCTGCTCCTGCCGCTTCTCTCGGAGAACCGCTACTGCAAAACGGCGATCAGCGGGTTCGACTATTTCAAGCAGCGGTTCATGCTGCTGAAGCATCATTTTTTGATGAAGGGGCCGTATTCGGATACGGCTTGCTTCGCGATTTTGCTCGAGCTGCTGGGGATTATCAACTATGAGCGGGACAAGTGGAAGCTGCCGGCAAAGAAGCTCGAAATGGCGGAGGATATAAAACGCTATCTGCTGGAGCATTACAAGGAGTCGGTCACGCTCGATGATTTGGCCAGCCTGACTGGCAGAACGCCGAACCATGCCTCCCATGTATTCAAATCGGTGACGGGGGTGTCGCCGATTGAGTACCTTCATCACGTGCGGATCACGAAGGCGAAGGAGCTCATGTTCGATAAAATGATGACAATAAGCGACATCGCGGAGGAGACGGGCTTTTGCGATCAGGCTTATTTTAACCGGGTGTTCCGGAAGGTGACGGGCTGCTCGCCCTCGGCGTTCATGAAGGGCAGAACGGATTGA
- a CDS encoding phytanoyl-CoA dioxygenase family protein yields MNPSCLQYALTDEERRQFNEQGYLILENALSPEQIARLTTSFDRIYEGKLDEGHDAKTALFYPNFIPDDEAFLNLVDYEKVLPKVWGLLGWNIYLYHAHMISTPPNGKAKDDATFGWHQDSGRVNWEMESHPRPRLSLKVAYFLSDVSEPDRGNFWIVPGSHLKDNLPMPEDRLGQPEGAIPVCVKPGTAVFFDRRLWHAGTPNWSDLTRKVLFYGYGYRWIRTKDDMTVQHLWESSDPIRRQLLGAGVNCNGYYSPTDADVPLRVWLKEHQPELVR; encoded by the coding sequence GTGAATCCATCATGCTTGCAATACGCGCTGACGGACGAAGAACGCCGCCAGTTTAACGAGCAGGGCTATTTGATCTTGGAAAACGCGCTGTCGCCGGAGCAGATTGCCCGGCTTACGACGTCGTTCGACCGTATTTACGAAGGCAAGCTGGACGAGGGGCATGACGCTAAGACAGCGTTGTTTTATCCGAACTTTATTCCCGACGACGAGGCCTTCCTCAATTTGGTCGACTATGAGAAGGTGCTGCCGAAAGTATGGGGACTGCTTGGCTGGAACATTTATTTGTACCATGCGCATATGATTTCGACGCCGCCGAATGGGAAAGCGAAGGACGATGCGACGTTCGGCTGGCACCAAGACAGCGGACGGGTTAACTGGGAGATGGAGTCGCATCCTCGGCCGCGCTTGTCGCTGAAAGTGGCGTATTTCCTCTCCGATGTGTCGGAGCCGGATCGGGGCAACTTCTGGATCGTGCCCGGCAGCCATCTGAAGGACAACCTGCCTATGCCGGAGGATCGTCTAGGTCAGCCGGAAGGCGCGATCCCGGTATGCGTGAAGCCGGGCACCGCGGTCTTCTTCGACCGCAGGCTTTGGCATGCGGGAACGCCGAACTGGTCCGACCTGACGCGGAAGGTGCTGTTCTACGGCTACGGTTACCGCTGGATCCGTACGAAGGACGACATGACGGTACAGCATTTGTGGGAAAGCTCCGACCCGATCCGCCGGCAGCTGCTCGGCGCGGGCGTCAATTGCAATGGCTATTACAGCCCGACGGATGCGGACGTGCCGCTTCGCGTATGGCTGAAGGAGCACCAGCCGGAGCTGGTGCGCTAG
- a CDS encoding AraC family transcriptional regulator, protein MHIYKAADFIHQEEQIALFKIANHACEPEHTHNFVELVYILHGSGIHQVNEQSYRVRRGDLLWMNVGDCHSFRAEQDMQYMNILIQADFLSGQLAAVEPDRGFFNDRLFQEFQLALQRSSHHIRFQGKSILELEELLESMYEEYRTKKNGYCAMLRGYTTLLLAMSFRRMQDSLQTQAPVDIHEIVPKLLSYIEHHYASPITLQDLAKESYYSPHYISKTFKVCCGYTFTEYLQEVRLREAKRMLLESDECVGAIGKQVGYPDKAQFYRLFKQYYGITPQQLREQAIIN, encoded by the coding sequence ATGCATATTTATAAGGCAGCGGATTTCATTCACCAAGAAGAACAGATCGCTCTGTTTAAAATCGCCAATCACGCATGCGAGCCCGAGCACACCCACAATTTTGTCGAGCTGGTTTATATTTTGCACGGTTCGGGCATTCACCAGGTGAATGAACAGAGCTATCGCGTTCGCCGCGGGGATCTGTTATGGATGAACGTCGGTGACTGCCATTCGTTCCGCGCCGAGCAGGACATGCAGTATATGAACATTTTGATACAAGCGGATTTCTTAAGCGGGCAGCTGGCTGCCGTCGAGCCGGACAGGGGCTTCTTCAACGACAGGCTGTTTCAGGAGTTTCAACTAGCGCTGCAGCGCTCCTCCCACCACATTCGCTTTCAGGGCAAGTCGATTCTGGAGCTGGAAGAGCTGCTGGAATCGATGTACGAGGAATACCGAACGAAGAAAAATGGCTATTGCGCGATGCTGCGCGGCTATACGACGCTGCTGCTGGCCATGTCGTTTCGGAGAATGCAGGACAGTCTGCAAACGCAGGCGCCCGTCGATATCCACGAAATCGTGCCGAAGCTGCTGTCCTATATCGAGCACCACTATGCGTCCCCCATAACGCTGCAGGACTTGGCCAAAGAAAGCTACTATTCGCCGCATTATATCAGCAAAACGTTCAAGGTTTGCTGCGGCTATACGTTTACCGAGTATTTGCAGGAGGTACGCCTTCGCGAGGCGAAGCGCATGCTGCTCGAGTCGGATGAATGCGTGGGCGCCATCGGCAAGCAGGTCGGCTACCCGGACAAGGCGCAATTTTACCGGCTGTTCAAGCAGTACTACGGCATCACGCCGCAGCAGCTGCGGGAGCAAGCGATCATAAACTAA